A DNA window from Arachis stenosperma cultivar V10309 unplaced genomic scaffold, arast.V10309.gnm1.PFL2 arast.V10309.gnm1.Scaffold_100028, whole genome shotgun sequence contains the following coding sequences:
- the LOC130959951 gene encoding altered inheritance of mitochondria protein 3-like: MTTLLTEMRKEQKAFYSIQAVQVPPQHDYSPDSYGYNPNSNAYQSNVCDDPYCDCQPQSSYAYEPPSQYSPPPYSQASYHNSPPYDPNPYPLYQPPYEPYLEPPPFQHQYSHELQSPHTPPQEFHQYEPPFNYNTLPSNNEPYLPPSPSNKALMLELRDLESCILRQHEEDEKKFKALRAKTAIMVEAISNIVSSCLSLRNQGTPIVECGEVTKELSKGVELELQGGEEELKQEVQQEEKVEMIEPKEVVVGTLGYVEYIKKSQIVEPSSMEFEVDVEGESAQPPRHNVIEEWKKCPKK, translated from the coding sequence ATGACTACTCTCCTCACGGAGATGCGCAAGGAACAAAAAGCATTTTATTCCATCCAAGCCGTTCAAGTGCCACCCCAACATGACTACTCTCCGGACTCTTATGGGTATAATCCAAATTCTAATGCATACCAATCTAATGTGTGTGATGACCCTTATTGTGATTGTCAACCAcaatcatcatatgcatatgaacCCCCTTCTCAATATAGCCctccaccatactcacaagcctcataCCAcaattcacctccatatgatccTAACCCATACCCACtataccaaccaccatatgaaccatatctagagccaccaccattccagCACCAATACTCCCATGAACTACAAAGTCCACATACACCACCTCAAGAATTTCACCAATATGAACCACCTTTCAATTACAATACCCTTCCCTCAAATAATGAACCCTATCTTCCACCATCACCTTCCAATAAAGCCCTCATGCTAGAACTGAGAGATCTTGAATCTTGTATCTTAAGGCAACACGAGGAGGATGAAAAGAAGTTTAAGGCACTAAGAGCCAAGACGGCTATCATGGTAGAAGCCATTAGCAACATAGTCTCATCCTGCCTAAGCTTGCGCAATCAAGGCACTCCCATTGTTGAATGTGGAGAGGTAACCAAAGAGCTTAGTAAGGGAGTGGAATTGGAGCTTCAAGGTGGAGAAGAAGAGTTAAAGCAAGAAGTACAACAAGAGGAGAAGGTAGAGATGATTGAACCAAAGGAAGTAGTGGTTGGAACCTTAGGATATGTTGAGTACATAAAGAAATCACAAATTGTAGAGCCTTCTTCCATGGAGTttgaagttgatgttgagggggagagtgcacaacctccaaggcacaATGTGATTGAAGAATGGAAGAAGTGTCCCAAGAAATAG